One segment of Chelonia mydas isolate rCheMyd1 chromosome 13, rCheMyd1.pri.v2, whole genome shotgun sequence DNA contains the following:
- the LOC102934412 gene encoding olfactory receptor 10A4 isoform X2, which produces MSLTSPNENQTISDVFILVGFSYLTRLQILLFLVFLVIYLVTLVGNLLIILLIKLNPSLHTPMYFFLLNLSFLEICYTSSVVPQLLAHLLVEQKTLSIAGCAAQMYIFTIMGLTECCLLAAMAYDRYIAICNPLQYRTIMSGQVCAQLVGASWTIGILVEVVQTTWIFSLPFCGSNRIHHFFCDIPPVIKMACTDTSKNQIVVLALSVLFIMSPFLLIILSYICIISTILKLPSAEGRRKAFSTCSSHLMVVTLFYGTALFTYLRPKSISTQEGDQMISLMYTVVTPVLNPIIYTLRNKEVKGAFRRTIGKSISSHNQRN; this is translated from the exons ATgagtttgacttca CCTAATGAGAACCAGACCATTTCTGATGTGTTCATCCTGGTGGGGTTTTCGTACCTTACCAGACTCCAAATCCTTCTGTTTCTGGTGTTTCTGGTCATCTACCTGGTCACCCTGGTGGGGAACCTGCTCATTATCCTCCTTATAAAGCTAAATCCCTcacttcacacccccatgtatttcttcctgcTCAACCTGTCCTTCTTGGAAATCTGCTACACAAGCAGTGTGGTCCCTCAGCTGCTGGCTCACCTCCTGGTGGAGCAAAAGACCCTCTCCATTGCAGGCTGCGCTGCCCAGATGTACATCTTCACCATCATGGGCCTCACGGAATGCTGCCTTCTAGCAGCCATGGCGTATGATCGCTACATAGCTATATGCAACCCCCTGCAGTACAGAACAATCATGAGTGGCCAGGTGTGTGCACAGCTCGTGGGTGCTTCATGGACCATTGGCATCTTGGTGGAAGTAGTTCAAACCACATGGATCTTCAGCCTTCCCTTCTGTGGCTCCAACCGCATCCACCACTTCTTCTGCGACATCCCACCAGTGATAAAGATGGCATGCACAGACACATCCAAAAACCAAATTGTGGTCTTGGCTCTGTCCGTGCTGTTTATCATGAGCCCTTTCCTGCTGATAATCCTGTCCTACATCTGCATTATCTCCACCATCCTCAAACTGCCATCGGCAGAGGGAAGGCgtaaagccttctccacctgctcctcccatCTCATGGTGGTGACTTTGTTCTATGGAACAGCCCTTTTCACCTACCTGAGGCCCAAGTCTATCTCCACCCAGGAGGGTGATCAAATGATTTCCCTCATGTACACAGTTGTCACCCCAGTGTTGAACCCCATAATATACACTCTGAGGAACAAAGAGGTGAAGGGAGCCTTTAGAAGAACAATAGGGAAGAGCATCTCTTCACACAACCAGAGAAATTAA
- the LOC102934412 gene encoding olfactory receptor 10A4 isoform X1 — MTYSERKPNENQTISDVFILVGFSYLTRLQILLFLVFLVIYLVTLVGNLLIILLIKLNPSLHTPMYFFLLNLSFLEICYTSSVVPQLLAHLLVEQKTLSIAGCAAQMYIFTIMGLTECCLLAAMAYDRYIAICNPLQYRTIMSGQVCAQLVGASWTIGILVEVVQTTWIFSLPFCGSNRIHHFFCDIPPVIKMACTDTSKNQIVVLALSVLFIMSPFLLIILSYICIISTILKLPSAEGRRKAFSTCSSHLMVVTLFYGTALFTYLRPKSISTQEGDQMISLMYTVVTPVLNPIIYTLRNKEVKGAFRRTIGKSISSHNQRN; from the coding sequence ATGACATATTCTGAGAGAAAGCCTAATGAGAACCAGACCATTTCTGATGTGTTCATCCTGGTGGGGTTTTCGTACCTTACCAGACTCCAAATCCTTCTGTTTCTGGTGTTTCTGGTCATCTACCTGGTCACCCTGGTGGGGAACCTGCTCATTATCCTCCTTATAAAGCTAAATCCCTcacttcacacccccatgtatttcttcctgcTCAACCTGTCCTTCTTGGAAATCTGCTACACAAGCAGTGTGGTCCCTCAGCTGCTGGCTCACCTCCTGGTGGAGCAAAAGACCCTCTCCATTGCAGGCTGCGCTGCCCAGATGTACATCTTCACCATCATGGGCCTCACGGAATGCTGCCTTCTAGCAGCCATGGCGTATGATCGCTACATAGCTATATGCAACCCCCTGCAGTACAGAACAATCATGAGTGGCCAGGTGTGTGCACAGCTCGTGGGTGCTTCATGGACCATTGGCATCTTGGTGGAAGTAGTTCAAACCACATGGATCTTCAGCCTTCCCTTCTGTGGCTCCAACCGCATCCACCACTTCTTCTGCGACATCCCACCAGTGATAAAGATGGCATGCACAGACACATCCAAAAACCAAATTGTGGTCTTGGCTCTGTCCGTGCTGTTTATCATGAGCCCTTTCCTGCTGATAATCCTGTCCTACATCTGCATTATCTCCACCATCCTCAAACTGCCATCGGCAGAGGGAAGGCgtaaagccttctccacctgctcctcccatCTCATGGTGGTGACTTTGTTCTATGGAACAGCCCTTTTCACCTACCTGAGGCCCAAGTCTATCTCCACCCAGGAGGGTGATCAAATGATTTCCCTCATGTACACAGTTGTCACCCCAGTGTTGAACCCCATAATATACACTCTGAGGAACAAAGAGGTGAAGGGAGCCTTTAGAAGAACAATAGGGAAGAGCATCTCTTCACACAACCAGAGAAATTAA